ATCGCAGGCAGATGAAGGATGGTATTGGTTGAACACCCCAACGCCATATCGGCGGCAACGCCGTTCCTGATTGAAGTGCTCGTTACGATATCACGCGGCCGGATATTGTCCCGCAGCAGGTTCATAACCTGATAGCCGGTTTCTTTGGCCAAGCGTATTCTCTCGGAATAGACGGCCGGTATCGTACCATTGCCGGGCAAGGCCATGCCGATGACCTCTGTCAGGCAGTTCATGGAGTTTGCCGTAAACATCCCGGCACAGGAACCACAGGTTGGGCACGCATTCTGTTCGAGGCCCTGAAGCCACTCCTGGCTTTCCTGGCCGCTATAGACTTTGCCAACGCCTTCGTAGACGGTAATAAAATCAACATTTTTCCCCTCGTGACGGCCCGGCAGCATCGGCCCGCCGCTCACGACGATGGACGGCAGATTCAGCCGCATCGCAGCCATCAGCATTCCTGGGACGATTTTGTCACAGCTCGGAATAAAAACCAGGGCATCGACAGCATGCGCTCTGGCCATAATCTCAATGGAGTCGGTAATCAACTCCCTGCTCGCCAGGGAAAAATGCATTCCAACGTGTCCCATGGCAATGCCGTCACAGACACCAATCGTCGAAAATTCGAGCGGCGTGCCGCCGTTTTCTCTGACTCCGGCTTTAACTGCTTCGGCAATTTGACGCAGATGCATATGCCCGGGCACAAATTCATTAAAGGAGTTGACGATACCGATCAAGGGTTTATTGATTTCCCGGTCGGTAAGTCCGAGAGCTTTAAATAGAGAACGGTGAGGTGCCCTGTCAATTCCGACTTTTACTGCATCACTGTTCATGGGATCGCTTCCTTTCCGGAAAAATTTTCGGTCTTTGGTCTTTAATCTATCGTTTGGTCTTTAATCTATCGTAAGGAAGAAAAATAACGCTTTGTCAGTGTTATAGCTATAACTTGTCCGCGCTGAAATGTACAGTATTAGATAGGCTCTCCCTCTGTTTTGACATATTCGTGGAATTTAGCCAGCAGCTTTTTAAATACGGGTCCTGGTTTGCCGTCCCCGATCTTTCTGGAATCCAGCATAATAATCGGAATCAGCTCAGCCGCCGTACCGGTCAGGAAGCACTCATCGGCACTGTAGACATCAATCAGATGAAACAGCTCTTCTTGAACGGTGATCCCTTCCTGGCGGGCTAAATCGATGACCGAATCACGGGTGACGCCTTTTAAAATCCCGGCATAAACTGGAGGTGTGGTTATAATTCCGTCTTTGATAATGAAAATGTTGTCACCGGTGGCTTCACTGACATACCCTTCCTGATTCAACATCAATGCTTCCATCAGACTTGCCCTATTGGCTTCAATCTTGGCCATAATATTGTTCAAATAGTTCAGGGATTTGATTCTCGGGCTTAACGCATCCGAACTGGTCCTGCGAGTTGCAGCCGTAATAATTTCCATCCCGTTTTCATACATGCTTGGCGGGTACAGGGAGATATTGCCTGCAATGCAGATAATCTCCGATTTAGCGCATTTCCTTGGGTCTAAGCCCATATCTCCGACCCCTCTGGAAATGATCAGACGAATATAAGCATCTGTAAGGTTATTTTTTCTTACGGTTTCCACGACGATATCCATCATTTCCCGACGGCTTATCTCGACGTTTAACAGAATTGCATTGGCTGACTCATACAGTCTGTCAATATGTTCCTTTAATTTGAATACCCGGCCATTATAGGCTCGGATCCCTTCAAATACACCATCTCCATAAAGAAAGCCATGATCAAATACAGAAATTTTCGCCTCCTGGCTGTCAACAAATTTACCATCGCAATAGATAATCATGTGAATACTCCTTTCCGAAACTCAATTTTGATTTCAACACTATCTATATTGTAACGAAACACAATCAACATGTAAAATATACCTTAATAAAAAAAACAGGGAGTCTAATTGATACACTTCCTAACGTGCATATTCATATATGAGAAAAACTCTACGGACTTTCTGAACCATCATTATCTCGTCAACGATGTGTTATAGCACATATAATTATTTTATCTAAGTGTATATGATACAGTTAACTGTGTCAATATATTTGGAGTATACTTTTCATCCTGCAGTGGGCCGATCAAAAATATCCTTGCCAATTCCAGGATAGCTTGGTATAATGTCCACTGTACAGAAACACTTGTTCATTCAGAGGGGATAGGGAGGAACTATTTATGAAGAAAATTGTAATTGGTTTACTGGGTTTTGGAACTGTCGGATCAGGTACAGCCGCCATACTGGAAAATAACCGGTATGACATCAGTACCCGTACCAATGCTGATATAACTATAAAAAAGGCTTTAGTCCATGATATCCATAAACCTCGGCCGGATTGCCGCGGCATTATTTTGACAGACGATCCCAGGGAGATCACGGATGATCCGGAAATTGACATTGTTGTCGAAGTAATGGGCGGTATCGAGCCAGCCCGCACGCTTATCCTGACCGCAATGGCAAACGGCAAAAATGTCGTTACCGCCAATAAAGATCTTTTAGCTCAAAATGGAGAAGAACTGCTTGAGGCTGCGAAAAAGAACGGTCGAGATTTGTACTTTGAAGCCAGTGTCGCTGGCGGTATCCCGATTATCGCTGCCTTAAGGCAATCCCTGACCGCCAACCGGATCTCCTCACTGCTTGGGATTATTAACGGTACGACCAATTATATTTTGTCTGCTATGACCGAACAGGGACGCAATTTTGCCGATGTCCTGAAAGAAGCCCAAGAGCTCGGCTATGCTGAAGCAGATCCGGTCTCCGACGTAGAAGGGCTTGATGCCGCCCGCAAACTTGCGATTCTTTCTTCCCTGGCTTTTAATACGCGCGTGACGTTTAACGATGTTTATGCCGAAGGAATTTCCAACGTTTCTCCGGAAGATATCCACTATGCCGATGAGCTCGGCTGCGTGATTAAGCTGCTGGCCATTGCCAAAAATCAGGAAGAAGGGATCGAAGTCAGGGTGCATCCCGCCCTGATTTCCAAAAAACATCCGCTGGCCAATATCAGCGGTGTGTACAACGCGATTTATGTCACCGGTGATGCTGTCGGAGAAACCATGTTTTACGGGAAAGGCGCCGGAGCCTTGCCGACAGGCAGTTCCGTTGTAGCCGACATTATCCAGATTGTACGCAATATGTCCGCCGGATCCGAAGGACTCCTGAATTGCGGCTGTTACCGCAACTATCCGATCATCTCAACGGATGATTTTACAACCGCTTATTACATCCGGCTTAAAGTTAAAGACGAGCCAAAAGTCTTTGCAACACTGGCGTTATTCTTTGCTGAAGCTGGTATTAGCTTTCATTCCATCATCCAGAAACCGCGGCCGGATAAAAGCGCCGAAATTGCACTGGTGACCCACCCCTGCCGGGAAGGACAGCTCCGTCAGGCCATCCAATCCCTGAACTCCTACAGCAAGCTGGATAAAATCTACAATGTTATTCGGTTGGAGACGAATGGAATAAGTATCTAGGGTTGGTCTGGGTGTCACAATTCCGCTTGCGGCAGATAGCGCCCTCCACAGGCTGTGTAAAAACGTAGAGAATAATGGATAA
This genomic stretch from Dehalobacter restrictus DSM 9455 harbors:
- a CDS encoding homoserine dehydrogenase, translating into MKKIVIGLLGFGTVGSGTAAILENNRYDISTRTNADITIKKALVHDIHKPRPDCRGIILTDDPREITDDPEIDIVVEVMGGIEPARTLILTAMANGKNVVTANKDLLAQNGEELLEAAKKNGRDLYFEASVAGGIPIIAALRQSLTANRISSLLGIINGTTNYILSAMTEQGRNFADVLKEAQELGYAEADPVSDVEGLDAARKLAILSSLAFNTRVTFNDVYAEGISNVSPEDIHYADELGCVIKLLAIAKNQEEGIEVRVHPALISKKHPLANISGVYNAIYVTGDAVGETMFYGKGAGALPTGSSVVADIIQIVRNMSAGSEGLLNCGCYRNYPIISTDDFTTAYYIRLKVKDEPKVFATLALFFAEAGISFHSIIQKPRPDKSAEIALVTHPCREGQLRQAIQSLNSYSKLDKIYNVIRLETNGISI
- the ilvE gene encoding branched-chain-amino-acid transaminase, which produces MIIYCDGKFVDSQEAKISVFDHGFLYGDGVFEGIRAYNGRVFKLKEHIDRLYESANAILLNVEISRREMMDIVVETVRKNNLTDAYIRLIISRGVGDMGLDPRKCAKSEIICIAGNISLYPPSMYENGMEIITAATRRTSSDALSPRIKSLNYLNNIMAKIEANRASLMEALMLNQEGYVSEATGDNIFIIKDGIITTPPVYAGILKGVTRDSVIDLARQEGITVQEELFHLIDVYSADECFLTGTAAELIPIIMLDSRKIGDGKPGPVFKKLLAKFHEYVKTEGEPI